In a single window of the Flavivirga spongiicola genome:
- a CDS encoding VCBS repeat-containing protein → MTDTFKILIICFFVLLATSSCQKEIKKSNTLFSLISTEDSNLIFENTVRQTRENNHMINSEFISGAGVAVGDINNDGLQDVFFTGNQVRDRLFLNKGDFEFKDITDKSGISFDNKWSTGVTFVDIDNDGDQDIYVCRSIYLENKKSANQLYINNGNLTFTEKAAEFGLADKGFSVQAIFFDFDNDGLLDVYVVNQPPSIPNMGDKMNVKRFSDIKFSDRLYRNMGNGKFIDHTIPGNIRNFGFGLSASVGDFNNDGWQDIYVTNDFDVPDHMYMNQQNGTFKDQIHTSTKHISFFSMGSDVADYDNDGNLDVMVVDMVAEDHKRIKTHMGGMQPEKFWHIVNKGGHYQYMFNSLQRNNGDGTFSELGQLAGVTNTDWSWAPLFADFDNDGYKDLFVTNGIKSNIRNSDLVDTYNRKLDSIKVIAQQKGVDPSKMIDVMDFVSIAPTDKLSNYIYKNNGDLTFTNKVKDWGMELPTLSNGAAYADFDLDGDLDLVINNIDENAMLYRNHAVENGVGNYIRFKVIPKKGQIIYGTKVTLYQADKIWQVNQISNARGYMSKSENILHFGVGDVSKIDKAIIQWQDGSQTILNDLDINQVHKVSLSTNDKNNEALESNNERAFKEVTESLKLSHIKHVENNHDDYAYEILLPHKMSQFGPSVVVGDVNGDDKEDFFLGGSAGIPGRLFVQNQEGAFDEIESGGWTRDKASEDMGMALIDVDGDKDLDLFVVSGGNEFNENDKVLQDRLYINNGKGEFTKKTSALPKYLTSGSCVMPNDFDNDGDLDLFIGGRLTPKKYPHAASSHLLENRGGVYIDISDTKAPEFNNLGMVTSASWVDYNKDGLNDLVVVGEWMPVTIFIQSKEGDFEKQILSGLEESEGWYYSVKTADMDNDGDQDIIVGNLGLNYKYKASSKAPFEVHSYDFDENGSLDIVLSYYEHGVSFPVRGKSCSTQQIPSLGKKFQTYEAFGDSDLSNIYGASLKTALNLKAKTFASAYIENMGDGHFNIKPLPSLAQVSSINSILVNDYDLDGHKDLLISGNLFPAEIETPRNDAGVGLFLKGNGKGDFLPVSIKESGFCTPKDAKDMKVIKIGNKEVILVANNNDSLQAIEHNVSTHKDVK, encoded by the coding sequence ATGACAGATACTTTTAAAATATTAATTATATGCTTTTTTGTATTGCTAGCAACTTCTAGTTGTCAAAAAGAAATAAAAAAAAGCAACACCCTTTTTTCGTTAATTTCTACTGAAGATTCAAATTTAATTTTTGAGAATACAGTAAGGCAAACCAGGGAAAATAATCATATGATTAATTCTGAGTTTATTTCAGGTGCAGGAGTTGCTGTTGGCGATATAAATAATGATGGATTACAAGATGTTTTTTTTACTGGAAATCAAGTAAGAGATAGGCTGTTTTTAAATAAAGGAGATTTTGAATTTAAGGATATTACTGATAAATCTGGAATTAGTTTTGATAACAAATGGTCAACTGGAGTGACTTTTGTCGATATTGATAATGATGGAGATCAGGACATTTATGTTTGTAGAAGCATTTATCTTGAAAATAAAAAAAGTGCCAATCAATTATATATTAATAATGGAAACTTAACTTTTACAGAAAAAGCTGCAGAATTTGGTCTGGCAGACAAAGGGTTTTCTGTACAGGCTATCTTTTTTGATTTTGATAATGATGGACTATTAGATGTATATGTTGTAAATCAACCACCTAGTATTCCAAATATGGGAGATAAAATGAATGTTAAGCGTTTTTCTGATATCAAGTTTAGTGATAGACTTTATAGAAATATGGGTAATGGCAAATTTATAGATCATACAATACCTGGAAATATAAGAAACTTTGGATTTGGATTGTCAGCTTCAGTTGGCGATTTTAATAACGACGGTTGGCAAGATATTTATGTTACTAATGATTTTGATGTACCTGATCATATGTATATGAATCAGCAAAATGGAACATTTAAAGATCAAATTCACACATCTACAAAACATATTTCCTTTTTTAGTATGGGCAGTGATGTGGCAGATTACGATAATGATGGAAACTTAGATGTTATGGTTGTTGATATGGTTGCAGAAGATCATAAACGCATAAAAACGCATATGGGAGGTATGCAGCCTGAAAAATTTTGGCATATTGTTAATAAAGGAGGTCATTACCAATACATGTTTAATTCATTACAAAGAAATAATGGTGATGGTACTTTTAGTGAACTAGGACAGTTGGCGGGAGTAACAAATACAGATTGGAGTTGGGCACCTTTATTTGCAGATTTTGACAATGACGGCTATAAAGACCTTTTTGTTACAAATGGAATAAAAAGTAACATTCGCAATAGCGACCTAGTTGATACGTATAATAGGAAATTAGATAGCATTAAAGTCATTGCTCAACAAAAAGGTGTAGATCCTAGTAAAATGATCGATGTTATGGATTTTGTTAGCATTGCTCCTACCGATAAATTATCAAATTATATATATAAGAATAATGGTGACCTTACTTTTACCAATAAAGTTAAAGATTGGGGGATGGAATTACCAACGTTATCAAATGGTGCAGCCTATGCCGATTTTGATTTAGATGGAGACTTAGATCTGGTTATTAATAATATTGATGAAAATGCGATGCTTTATAGAAACCATGCAGTAGAAAATGGCGTTGGTAATTATATAAGATTCAAAGTCATACCAAAAAAAGGCCAAATTATTTATGGGACAAAAGTAACATTGTATCAGGCTGATAAAATATGGCAAGTAAATCAAATATCTAATGCCAGAGGTTATATGTCTAAAAGTGAAAATATTCTACATTTTGGGGTGGGAGATGTAAGCAAAATAGATAAAGCAATAATTCAATGGCAAGATGGTAGTCAAACTATACTTAATGATTTGGATATTAATCAAGTCCATAAAGTTTCACTTTCTACTAATGATAAAAATAATGAAGCTTTAGAGTCAAATAATGAGAGAGCTTTTAAAGAAGTTACAGAGTCTTTAAAGTTAAGTCATATAAAGCATGTAGAGAATAATCATGATGATTATGCATATGAAATATTATTACCACATAAAATGTCTCAATTTGGACCATCAGTAGTTGTTGGAGATGTTAACGGAGATGATAAAGAAGATTTCTTTTTAGGAGGATCTGCTGGAATACCTGGAAGACTATTTGTTCAAAATCAAGAAGGAGCTTTTGATGAAATAGAAAGTGGGGGGTGGACTAGAGATAAAGCTAGTGAAGATATGGGAATGGCTTTAATCGATGTAGATGGTGATAAAGATTTAGATTTATTTGTTGTTAGTGGAGGAAATGAATTTAATGAGAATGATAAAGTACTTCAAGACAGGTTGTACATAAATAATGGTAAAGGTGAATTTACAAAGAAAACTAGTGCGCTACCTAAATACTTAACAAGCGGCTCGTGTGTAATGCCAAATGACTTTGACAATGATGGTGATTTAGATTTATTTATTGGAGGACGCTTAACACCAAAAAAATACCCTCATGCTGCAAGCAGTCATTTATTAGAAAATAGAGGTGGAGTATATATAGATATTTCAGATACAAAAGCACCTGAGTTCAATAATTTAGGAATGGTTACTTCTGCAAGCTGGGTCGATTATAATAAGGACGGATTAAATGATTTGGTTGTCGTTGGAGAATGGATGCCAGTAACCATTTTTATTCAATCAAAAGAAGGGGATTTTGAAAAGCAAATTTTAAGTGGTTTAGAAGAAAGTGAAGGTTGGTATTACTCTGTTAAAACCGCTGATATGGATAATGATGGTGATCAAGATATTATCGTTGGTAATCTTGGACTAAATTATAAATATAAAGCATCATCCAAGGCGCCTTTTGAAGTTCATAGCTATGATTTTGATGAGAATGGTAGTTTAGATATTGTACTAAGTTATTATGAGCACGGAGTTTCTTTTCCAGTAAGAGGGAAAAGTTGTTCTACACAACAGATACCTTCACTCGGGAAAAAATTTCAAACTTATGAAGCATTTGGTGATTCTGATTTAAGCAATATTTATGGGGCATCTTTAAAGACAGCATTAAATCTTAAAGCAAAAACTTTTGCCTCTGCTTATATAGAAAACATGGGTGATGGGCATTTTAATATAAAACCATTACCAAGTTTAGCGCAGGTATCTTCAATAAATAGTATTCTGGTTAATGATTACGATTTAGATGGACATAAAGATCTATTGATTTCTGGAAATTTATTTCCAGCTGAAATTGAAACCCCCCGTAACGATGCAGGTGTAGGCTTGTTTTTAAAAGGTAATGGAAAAGGTGATTTTTTGCCTGTTTCAATTAAAGAGAGTGGTTTTTGTACACCAAAAGATGCTAAGGATATGAAAGTTATTAAAATAGGTAACAAAGAAGTGATCTTAGTAGCTAATAATAACGATTCCCTACAAGCCATAGAGCATAATGTGTCAACCCATAAGGATGTTAAATAA
- a CDS encoding SusD/RagB family nutrient-binding outer membrane lipoprotein: MKRILIKISFGIFMSILFIGCDKDFNELNTNPLSLNIDALENSQILQGQAFAQAQYVSVNGLHWRFQISQNLFSDIWCQYFATTASGFDSDRYVQVGRWADLAWGSFYGEAAPQIKLVEDLSAANGNDVGNAMAKIVRVHAYHRITDYWGPIPYSQFGNLELSVPYDSQEDIYNDFFTTLDDAVAKLKANSGGSSYAGGDRTYGGNADKWLKFANSLRLRLALRIKYVDAAKAKTEAEKAVTDGVFMTNDDNALVSVDDTNRNPLETITDWGEFRMSATMESILKGYDDPRISEYFAPAADGDSDGDSNPYEGLLNGQAKVTLETSQNAGHSDLATRFIDVAKGGVNPPIELMSAAEVYFLRAEGALEGWAMGGTAMELYEEGIRTSMMEKTGADAAAINAYIASNNVPVAYEAAATPVADIPIAYDAGGTMERQLEQIITQKWLALYPNGWEAWAELRRTGYPKQYARVESENPDVAADEIMRRMIYTTSEFNTNGEAVNAAISTLSGGDKNSTKLWWDKK; the protein is encoded by the coding sequence ATGAAAAGAATATTAATAAAAATTAGTTTTGGTATATTTATGTCAATACTGTTTATTGGCTGTGACAAAGATTTTAATGAACTGAATACAAATCCACTTTCTTTAAATATAGATGCCTTAGAGAATAGTCAAATATTACAAGGACAAGCTTTTGCACAAGCACAATATGTTTCTGTAAATGGATTACACTGGCGTTTTCAGATATCTCAAAATTTATTTTCAGACATCTGGTGTCAATATTTTGCCACTACAGCTTCAGGATTTGATTCTGATAGATATGTGCAAGTAGGACGTTGGGCAGATTTAGCTTGGGGGTCATTTTATGGTGAAGCTGCACCACAAATTAAGTTGGTAGAAGATCTTTCTGCTGCGAATGGCAATGATGTAGGTAATGCGATGGCAAAAATAGTAAGAGTACATGCTTATCATAGAATTACCGATTATTGGGGGCCAATACCTTATTCTCAGTTTGGGAACTTGGAATTATCAGTGCCTTACGATTCTCAAGAAGACATATATAACGATTTCTTTACAACTTTAGATGACGCGGTTGCTAAACTAAAAGCAAACTCTGGAGGATCCTCTTATGCAGGTGGTGATCGTACTTATGGTGGTAATGCTGATAAATGGCTGAAATTTGCCAATAGTTTACGCTTACGATTAGCCTTAAGAATCAAATATGTAGACGCAGCTAAAGCAAAAACGGAAGCTGAAAAAGCGGTGACTGATGGTGTATTTATGACCAATGATGATAATGCTTTAGTATCTGTTGATGATACTAACAGAAACCCTTTAGAAACGATTACAGATTGGGGAGAGTTTAGAATGAGTGCTACAATGGAAAGTATTTTAAAAGGTTATGATGACCCTCGTATCAGTGAGTATTTTGCTCCTGCCGCAGATGGTGATTCGGATGGTGATTCTAATCCTTACGAAGGATTACTTAATGGTCAAGCCAAAGTGACTTTAGAAACAAGCCAAAATGCAGGACATTCAGATTTAGCTACACGATTTATTGATGTGGCTAAAGGAGGTGTTAATCCACCTATAGAATTAATGTCTGCCGCAGAAGTATATTTTCTAAGAGCAGAAGGTGCTCTTGAAGGTTGGGCTATGGGAGGCACGGCTATGGAGCTTTATGAAGAAGGGATAAGAACTTCTATGATGGAGAAAACGGGAGCTGATGCTGCAGCTATCAATGCCTACATTGCAAGTAATAATGTACCTGTTGCTTATGAAGCGGCTGCTACTCCTGTTGCCGATATTCCTATAGCTTATGATGCTGGAGGAACTATGGAAAGACAGTTAGAGCAAATCATTACACAAAAATGGTTAGCCCTATATCCAAATGGATGGGAAGCATGGGCAGAATTGAGGCGAACAGGTTATCCTAAACAATATGCAAGAGTAGAATCAGAAAACCCAGATGTGGCTGCAGATGAAATTATGAGGAGAATGATTTATACAACTAGTGAGTTTAATACAAATGGCGAAGCAGTAAATGCAGCTATTTCGACACTTTCTGGTGGCGACAAAAACAGCACAAAATTGTGGTGGGACAAAAAATAG
- a CDS encoding TonB-dependent receptor, with protein sequence MKILYFYNLIFVFIYFNVVQSQNYELSFKVINETTGKALQDADISIQPCSCGGVTDVDGRFLIKLPKDTYTVTISYIGYKKYIRNVVLNEAISLKIQLQENKELLSEVVINAEKISNNLDSPQMGAIRIQAQDLKKLPSAIGEFDILRGLTLLAGVNNAGDVSNGVSVRGGSLDQNLILYDYAPVFNPTHMFGLFSVFTPDMISTVDLYRSNIPARYGGRTSSILDVKVKKPYVEKFKLSGGVGIVSSRLLLETPIVKNKLMLNVGTRAGFTGFLLPLVSERLKNTKANFYDTTFKLLYLPTKNDQLFFTGFYSKDFYQLDLISQIENVNAINNQYDFKTLNGTLKWIHTFKDGSSLKNIFVTSSYTPKNIFPERESDNKITYKSEINYQSFISEYTKKVNNLWNYYTGIQLNRYKINPGELDPGSGNSILPVTLKPETSYEFSAYANMHWDLIKNISLSGGLRFNKYLLVGPYTQAMFDNNSNVPTETRFFSKGKTVKKYNGLEPRLGVRVKLNKNTSLKFSYAKLNQYLQNVYNTTTPLPTSRWKTADTDIKPQISDSYGIGIYKNLTQDIILDLEGYYRNSKNNLAYKPGADFFLEEFLQRDVIQGKGKAYGVEFSLKKTKGKINGWFNYTWSRSFLRSQNENLADRINNNQWYPSDFDRPHVLNTTVNFESNKNSIISLNFTGQTGRPYTVPNGILILEDANVPIFIKRNNARLRTYHRLDFSWKIKNGKSKKNKRLKSDWVFTIYNVYARNNPINLFYGQRDNNSILSRNSPLSAYELSILNSPLISLTYNFVFE encoded by the coding sequence ATGAAAATTCTTTATTTCTACAATTTGATTTTTGTTTTTATTTATTTTAATGTAGTTCAATCTCAAAATTATGAACTATCTTTTAAAGTAATTAATGAAACAACCGGCAAAGCTTTGCAAGATGCAGATATTTCTATTCAACCCTGTTCTTGCGGAGGTGTTACAGATGTTGATGGGCGTTTTTTAATAAAATTACCAAAAGATACATATACAGTTACAATATCTTATATAGGTTATAAAAAATATATCCGTAATGTAGTGCTAAACGAAGCTATAAGTTTAAAAATACAATTACAAGAAAATAAAGAACTATTGTCTGAAGTTGTTATAAATGCAGAAAAGATCTCGAATAATTTAGATTCACCACAAATGGGAGCTATAAGAATACAGGCACAAGACCTAAAAAAACTACCATCTGCAATTGGAGAATTTGATATTCTTAGAGGACTGACACTATTGGCAGGAGTAAACAATGCTGGAGATGTGAGTAATGGCGTTTCTGTTCGGGGAGGATCGTTAGACCAAAATCTAATATTATACGATTATGCACCTGTTTTTAATCCTACACATATGTTTGGTCTTTTTTCTGTATTTACTCCTGATATGATTTCTACGGTTGATTTGTATAGGTCTAATATTCCTGCTCGCTATGGAGGTAGGACATCATCAATATTAGATGTAAAAGTGAAAAAACCTTATGTAGAAAAATTTAAACTAAGTGGAGGTGTTGGTATTGTTTCCAGTAGGCTATTGTTAGAAACACCTATTGTTAAGAATAAATTAATGCTAAATGTTGGTACTCGCGCAGGATTTACTGGATTTTTATTGCCTTTAGTTTCGGAACGATTAAAAAATACAAAAGCTAATTTTTATGATACAACTTTTAAACTTTTATATCTTCCTACAAAAAATGATCAATTGTTTTTTACTGGTTTTTACAGTAAAGATTTTTACCAGTTAGATTTGATTTCCCAGATTGAAAATGTTAATGCTATAAATAACCAATACGATTTCAAAACTTTGAATGGTACATTAAAATGGATACATACTTTTAAAGATGGATCTAGTCTTAAAAATATTTTTGTAACAAGTAGTTATACACCTAAAAACATTTTTCCGGAACGAGAAAGTGATAATAAAATTACGTACAAGTCTGAAATAAATTATCAGAGTTTTATCTCGGAATATACTAAAAAAGTAAATAATCTTTGGAACTACTATACAGGAATTCAGTTGAATCGTTATAAAATAAACCCGGGAGAGCTTGACCCAGGTTCAGGGAATAGTATTTTACCAGTTACATTAAAACCTGAAACAAGTTATGAGTTTTCTGCCTATGCCAATATGCATTGGGATTTGATAAAAAACATATCTCTTTCAGGAGGGCTTCGTTTTAATAAATATTTACTTGTAGGACCTTATACTCAGGCAATGTTTGATAATAATAGTAATGTGCCGACAGAGACCAGGTTTTTTAGTAAAGGTAAAACTGTTAAAAAATACAATGGTTTAGAGCCTAGATTAGGAGTGCGGGTCAAATTAAATAAGAATACTTCTTTAAAGTTTAGTTACGCAAAATTAAATCAATACCTACAAAATGTATATAATACAACGACACCTTTGCCTACCTCACGCTGGAAAACTGCTGACACCGATATAAAACCACAGATTAGTGATTCTTATGGAATAGGTATTTATAAGAATTTAACGCAAGACATAATACTTGATTTAGAAGGGTATTATAGAAACTCAAAGAATAATTTAGCATATAAACCAGGAGCAGATTTTTTTCTTGAAGAGTTTTTACAAAGAGATGTAATACAAGGAAAAGGAAAAGCTTACGGTGTAGAGTTTAGTTTAAAGAAAACCAAAGGGAAAATTAATGGTTGGTTTAATTATACTTGGTCCAGAAGTTTTCTACGTTCGCAAAATGAAAATCTGGCAGATAGAATAAATAATAACCAGTGGTACCCTTCAGATTTTGACAGACCACATGTACTTAATACTACAGTGAATTTTGAAAGTAATAAAAATAGTATTATTAGTCTTAATTTTACAGGACAAACGGGTAGACCTTATACTGTTCCAAATGGTATTCTCATTCTAGAAGATGCCAATGTTCCTATTTTTATCAAACGCAATAATGCGCGTTTAAGGACTTATCATAGATTAGATTTTTCATGGAAAATTAAGAATGGAAAAAGTAAGAAAAATAAGCGTTTGAAAAGTGATTGGGTCTTCACTATATATAATGTCTATGCAAGAAATAATCCTATAAATCTCTTCTATGGTCAACGTGATAATAACAGTATCCTCTCCAGAAACAGCCCTTTAAGTGCCTATGAACTTTCCATATTAAATAGCCCTTTGATTTCTTTAACGTATAATTTCGTTTTTGAATAG
- a CDS encoding DUF4249 family protein, whose amino-acid sequence MKRKKNSKKLLKKIKPWIMSVFCCIVVFQNITCITAVKPEFDFLDDLVLVDGIVSTIPGVSYVNLSTSKNLNTPIEDATVWFINTDTDEVVNLDGVSGVYLPPADFVAKEGESWKMGFTLPNGKRYESLSETILKSLPISNPKITYSRELFYSNTDEMFVPGHAIVVDVVDSVDEENYYYWDFRSFEKLRICHECSGGLIFRNGECIDNPQSFTSASFSYACDTDCWNIRYNNRIKIFSDEFSNGIITKGLLIADVPLYTKEDIVVELQQFSLSSSAYEYYKILKDLLENNSNLNAPPPAALIGNMFNPDDADEYVLGRFTATSASKVSLFIDRTNIVEDPIEKRNAIQFETSDLVCPGQNIDCTVLFANCEESRFRTGIEPEGWIE is encoded by the coding sequence ATGAAACGTAAAAAAAACTCAAAAAAATTACTTAAAAAGATTAAACCTTGGATTATGAGTGTTTTTTGTTGTATTGTAGTTTTTCAAAACATAACCTGTATTACAGCTGTAAAACCAGAATTTGATTTTTTAGATGACCTCGTTTTGGTTGATGGTATAGTATCAACAATACCTGGGGTTTCATATGTAAACTTATCTACTTCTAAGAACTTAAATACCCCAATTGAAGATGCCACCGTTTGGTTTATAAATACAGATACAGATGAAGTTGTAAACTTAGATGGGGTAAGTGGTGTTTATTTACCTCCTGCTGATTTTGTTGCCAAAGAAGGAGAGTCTTGGAAAATGGGATTTACCCTTCCTAATGGAAAACGCTATGAATCTTTATCAGAAACTATTTTAAAATCTCTTCCAATTAGTAACCCTAAAATAACTTACAGCCGTGAACTTTTTTATAGTAATACGGACGAAATGTTCGTGCCAGGTCATGCAATTGTAGTAGATGTAGTCGATTCAGTTGATGAGGAAAATTACTATTATTGGGATTTTCGATCATTTGAAAAACTGCGTATTTGCCATGAATGTTCTGGAGGTCTTATTTTTAGAAATGGAGAATGTATAGATAACCCTCAATCTTTTACAAGTGCTTCTTTCTCTTATGCCTGTGACACAGATTGCTGGAACATTAGATATAATAATCGAATTAAAATTTTTAGCGATGAATTTTCAAATGGTATTATAACAAAGGGTTTGCTTATTGCAGATGTTCCTTTGTACACTAAAGAAGATATTGTGGTGGAACTTCAACAGTTTTCATTATCCTCTTCTGCTTATGAATATTATAAAATTTTAAAAGATTTATTAGAGAATAATAGTAACCTTAATGCTCCACCACCAGCTGCTCTCATAGGTAATATGTTTAATCCGGATGATGCTGATGAATATGTTCTTGGAAGATTTACAGCGACATCGGCATCAAAAGTTTCTTTGTTTATTGATCGAACAAATATTGTAGAAGACCCTATTGAAAAAAGAAATGCAATACAATTTGAAACATCTGATTTAGTTTGCCCAGGACAAAATATAGATTGTACAGTTCTTTTTGCAAATTGTGAAGAAAGTAGATTTAGAACAGGAATTGAACCTGAAGGATGGATAGAATAA
- a CDS encoding endonuclease/exonuclease/phosphatase family protein, with protein MDRVNQSFKYLVIMSLILLTCSAIFSLTKKRVIKESNTIKVLSYNIHYGVGTDSKKDLKRIADVINKLDPDIVGLQEVHDSTMVAELSELTNMQGVFGPSMKKEPPNLYRLLDIPIPESQLFYGDGILSKYPLKYIGNVFIPSASSSRYEAMCANIDVSHIYGKDISVRFLTTHFDYLETIGSQLAREATVEVIERAFFNDSLTLPAILTGDFNVTPQSDPIKLLEKKGWVYENLNKDLFTVPVKNPNKQIDYVLPRPKSSWKIVDVEVINESVASDHLPILMTLELITN; from the coding sequence ATGGATAGAGTAAATCAAAGTTTTAAGTATTTAGTAATTATGTCTTTAATACTATTGACTTGCAGCGCTATCTTTTCACTGACAAAAAAACGAGTAATTAAAGAAAGTAATACTATAAAAGTCTTAAGCTATAATATCCATTACGGAGTGGGGACAGATTCAAAAAAAGATTTGAAACGTATTGCGGATGTCATTAATAAATTAGATCCGGATATTGTTGGGTTACAAGAGGTACATGATTCAACAATGGTTGCTGAACTTAGTGAGTTAACAAATATGCAAGGCGTTTTTGGTCCTTCAATGAAGAAGGAACCACCTAATCTGTATAGGTTGTTAGATATCCCTATTCCAGAATCGCAATTGTTTTATGGAGACGGCATCTTGTCAAAATATCCATTAAAATACATAGGTAATGTGTTTATTCCATCGGCTAGTAGCAGTAGATATGAAGCTATGTGTGCAAACATAGATGTATCTCATATTTATGGAAAGGATATTTCGGTTCGATTTTTAACAACACATTTTGATTATTTAGAAACTATCGGTTCGCAATTAGCTAGAGAAGCCACAGTAGAGGTTATAGAAAGAGCTTTTTTTAATGATTCACTTACGCTCCCTGCTATATTAACAGGAGATTTTAATGTGACTCCACAATCCGATCCAATAAAACTTTTAGAAAAGAAGGGCTGGGTCTATGAAAACTTGAATAAAGACTTATTTACAGTACCAGTTAAGAACCCAAATAAACAAATTGACTACGTACTTCCTAGACCAAAAAGTAGTTGGAAAATAGTTGATGTAGAAGTTATTAATGAATCTGTAGCGTCAGACCATTTACCAATTCTTATGACCTTAGAGTTAATCACTAATTAA